In Gimesia panareensis, the genomic window CCGACCCTGATCTACGGTTTCATTGTGATCAAACAGAAGTTCCCGCAATCGGAAGCCAAGTCGGCAGGCGTCAGTTTTGGTCAGATGTTGCTGACGTTTGCCAGCCCGCTGTTGTTATTCCTGCTCCTGCTGCATGCCTGTGTCGGTTATGTGGAACTGGGAACGGACAGCTGGATCGCCAGCATCACTGAATCGATTCTGAAAAAATCAGGCGAGGGTCAGGGCCTGTACCTGTTCATCTACGCGTCTTCAATCATGTTCGTGCTGCGATTCTTTGCCGGTCCGATTGTAGAAAAAATCAACCCGCTGGGGCTGCTGTTCGTGAGTGCCTGCTTCGGTTCGGTCGGACTCTACATGATTGGTTCTTCGGAAGGGGTCCTCTGGGTCTGGATCGCGGTGACCGTGTATGGTCTGGGGAAAACCTTCCTCTGGCCCACAATGCTGGGTGTGGTTGGCGAACTGTTTCCCAAAGGGGGCGCGATAACCATGGGCGCGATGGGGGGTATCGGCATGCTTTCCGCCGGCCTGCTCGGTGGACCGGGTATCGGGTACAACCAGGATTACTTCGCGACTGAAAAACTGGAAGAAATTTCACCGCAGGCTTATGAACGCTACTCAGTGGCTAAAGCCAACGGTTTTCTGTTCCTGCCCAAGATCAAGGGGCTGGATGGTTCGAAAGTCAGCGTGCTGAATAATGATGGCAAGGATCTGGAGAAGAAAGTAGAACAGCTGGAAAAAGAGGGCAAAACTGATGAGTACATCTCGAACCTCAACAGCTGGTGGCAGGGAGCGGAAGCGTTCGCTCCGGAAGACATCGGCCCGGTTGACAAAGCCGGCATCTACGGCGGTCGGATGGCTCTGAAGTGCACCGCCCTGGTTCCGTTGGTCATGGCGATCGGCTACCTGATCCTGGTGCTCTACTTCTACACCAAGGGTGGCTACAAAGCCGAAGTGCTGCACGGCGAAGAACCGGACGGCGAACACTACACCGGTGGTGTGGAAGGTCCCGTCGAATAAGGGCCGCTTTGTGCCTGAGGAAGTTCACGAACGACCACTCTTTGGGGGTGGTCGTTCTTTTTTTCAGACTTGAAATGTGATCTTTTGATCGATCAGCAGCGCGAGACTAACCTCCCCTTGGATTTGGAGCTGTCAAGCGACTCCGGAAAAAACATTCGACAGTGCCGATGGGTTGACTTTTCCAGCTTAAGCTGGATAACAGAACTATATTTACGATTATTCCCCGCCTTGAAATCGAAACTATCGTTTTATCGATCCTTCTTTCAGATAACAGGTTCGTTCCCATGCAAGACCCTTTCCCTGAATCTCCCACATTTGTCACCCATCTTGAATGTGGCATGCAGCATGACCACTATGAAGCTGATCAGTTACACGGTCTGTCCAAAGCGGGCAAGCCCCTGCTCGTAAAATACGATCTGGATGGCATCAAACAGTCGGTCAGCAAGGAAGACCTGGCAGCCCGGCCGGCGACACTCTGGCGATACCGCGAATTTCTGCCAGTCCGCAAATCGGAAAACATCGTCAGCCTGGGTGAAATCCACACGCCGCTGATTCCCGTGCCCCGTCTGCAGGGAGGTAAAGGAACGGTCTGGATCAAGGACGAAGGTCGTCTTCCCACCGGTTCATTCAAAGCCCGCGGCCTGTGCATGGCGGTCTCGATGGCCAAGGAACTGGGTGTGACGAAAGTCGCGATGCCCACCAACGGCAACGCAGGGGCGGCGCTCGCCGCTTATGGTACGCGAGCCGGCATGAAGTCTTACATCTTCTGTCCCGCGGATACTCCCGAAATCAACGTTCGTGAAATCGCCGCCCAGGGAGCAAACGTCTGGCGGGTGAATGGACTGATCAACGACTGTGGTAAAATTGTGGGTGAAGGGAAAGATAAAGTCGGCTGGTTCGATTTCTCGACACTCAAAGAACCCTATCGCATCGAAGGTAAGAAGACGATGGGCCTGGAACTGGCTGACCAGATGGGCTGGGAAGTTCCCGATGTGATCTTCTACCCGACCGGCGGTGGTACAGGGTTGATCGGTATGTGGAAGGCCTTCAACGAACTCAAAGAGATGGGCTGGCTGACCGGTAAACTGCCCCAGATGGTCGCCGTCCAGGCATCGGGCTGTGCTCCGATGGTCAAGGCCTACGAAGCCGGTGAAGAACACGCACCGCTCTGGGAGAACGCCCATACGATCGCATCGGGGATTCGCGTCCCGGTCGCGGTAGGCGACTTCCTGATCCTCCGCGCAGTCCGGGAAAGCAATGGCTTCGCGACCGCCGTCGATGACGACAAAATTTCGGCCGCCCTCGACGAATGTTCGCAGAAGGAAGGTTTCCTGATGTGTCCCGAAGGAGCCGCAACCTACGCCGCCTACAAACAGGAACTGGAATCCGGCCGGGTCAGCCCGGATGAGAGCGCAGTGCTGTTCAACTGTGCGACCGGATTGAAATACCCACTGCCTCCCGCAGATCAGTCGATCGACATCAACGAGCCCGTTGATTACTCGATGTTCGATTGAAACAGACACCCCGAACTGACAGCAGCAGGAAGTAAGCCATGAGCGATGTGCTGGTGACCGAAAATATTCAGGGGGCATCCATGAACGATCTGATGCAGGATCTGGATGTCGAATTTGATGCCTATCTCTGGCAGAACGTCAATTTGCTGAAGCAGAAGCTCGAGCAGGCTCAGGCGTTGATCGTCCGGAATCAGACGAAAGTCAACCAGGAGCTGATCGATGCGGCTCCGAACCTGAAAATCATTGCCCGGGCCGGTGCCGGCCTGGATAACGTGGATACCGCGTACGCGAAAGAGAAAGGGATTGTCGTCAGCTACACGCCGGATGCCAATTCGCTTTCCGTGGCGGAGCTCACCCTCGGACTGATGCTGGCCCTGCTGCGAAAGATTCCCGAAGCCCGCCAGGACACACTGACGGGAGGCTGGAACCGGGTGAAATTTACCGGTTGTGAACTGCACGGCAAAACGCTGGGCCTGATCGGCATGGGACGGATCGGCACGCTGACCGCGACCCGCGCCCGGGCCTTCGGAATGAAGATTATCGCTGCTGATCCGTATCTGAAAGCCGATGCCCCCCATTTGCAAGAGCTCGACGGCAAACTGGTTTCGCTGGATGAGCTTTTGGCACAAGCCGATGTCATCACCTGTCACAGTCCGCTGACGCCGGACACCCGAAAGATGTTGACCTACCAGCATTTCAGCAAGATGAAACCGGAAGCGTTTTTCATCAATACCTCGCGGGGTGAAGTCGTCGACGAACGGGGACTGATCCAGGCGCTGATGGAACACAAGCTCGCTGGTGCGGCACTGGATGTACGGGAAACCGAGCCTCCGCACCAGAGCGCCCTGAATCAACTGGAGAATGTCATCCTGACACCGCACATTGCCGCCTTCACCCTGGAAGCACAGGAGCGGGTGGTCGAAGCGGTCTGTGAAGACGTGCGACTCGTGCTGAGCGGGAAGCCGGCCGTGAATGTATTTCAATCTTAAACTGAAAGCACCAGCCTGATGCAAGACGAACTCAAAGAAGACAAGTGGTACCATGGCATTTCGCGCTACCAGTGGCTGGTGCTGATCATTGCTTCCCTGGGCTGGGTCTTTGACGTCTTCGAAGGTCAGATTTTTGTTGCCAGCATGAACGAGGCGATGCCTTCGCTGATACGAGTCGAACCTCTGAGTGAAGAAGAGCTCCAGGATCCCCAGAAGGTTGCAGCGCATGATAAAGAGATTAAGGGGCGCAATGCACTCTACAATAATATCGCGCTGGGAGCCTTCCTGATCGGTGGTGCGCTGGGAGGCATTGCCTTTGGTGCCTTGAGCGACCGCATCGGCCGCAAAAAGACGATGTCGCTGACGATTCTGTTCTATTCGTTCTTTACCTGCCTCTCGGCGCTGTCGCAGGAATGGTGGCAGCTGGCGGGGTTTCGATTTCTCGTGGCCCTCGGTGTGGGGGGCGAGTGGGCGGTGGCGAGTACCCTGGTGGCGGAATCCTTTCCGCCTAAAGCACGGGCCCGCGTGGGGAGTATCTTCCACGCCTCCAGTGTGCTGGGTACCTACCTCGCGATTCTGGCGGGGGCCTTCATTATTGGTAACGAACGCATCCTGGACTATGCCAAAGAAGCCGGCATGCCCAGCATGCCCTGGCGTGTGGGTTTCGCCCTGGGTGTCGTCCCCTCATTCCTGATTATCTGGATCCGTCGCTCGATGCACGAACCGGAATCCTGGAAGCATGCCCAGGAAGCAGCCAAGGAAGGCAGCGGACAGAAGATGGGATCCATTTTCGACCTGGTGTTACCCGAGTATGTCAAAAGTACCTGCATCGGTGTCCTGCTGGCGGCGATCGGTCTGGCCACGTTCTGGGGCGTGCACATCTATGGTAAGAACGCGTTCCTGAATGTGGTTCAAGCGGACTACCTGGCCGAACAGTTTCCCGGACAGACTGATGTGCCTGCGGAAGAAACCAAAGCCTATCTGGAATCCATCAAAGCAACACTCAAAAAATGGGAAATGCTGGGGATGTTCCTGGCAACCACCGGGGGCGGACTGGGCCTGCTGGCCTTTGGTCCGATCTGTGAATGGGTCGGCCGTCGCGGTGCGTTTTTCCTGTTTCATGTGGGCGGCCTGATCAGTGCGTTACTGCTGTTCCAGGTATTTCATAATGCGACCGTGATCGGCTGCTTCCTCCCCGTATTTGGTTTTCTGACACTCGGGATGCACGCCGGCTATGCGATTTACTTCCCCGAACTTTATCCCACCCGCATGCGGGGCACCGGAACCGGCTTCTGCTTCAACGCCGGTCGCATCCTGGCTGCGCCGATTCTGTTCATCGGGGGCTGGATGCAGAAGGACTGGGGCTACACTCTGGCGGAAACCGCGACGACTCTGAGTATGCTGTATATCGTGGGTGCGATCCTGCCCTTCTTTGCCAGAGAAACCAAGGGCAGCGAACTGATGGAATAGTTCCGTCCCCAGTCCTGCCTGCGCTCACTTTTGTCTGACCGAGTCACACCGCTGGTGGGACTCATTATTACGTGTATAAAACAATGATGTTTTCCGATCCACAGTTGTGGTTATTCGTTCTGGCGGCTGTTTTCTGTTCTGCGTTGATCCAGGGAATTATCGGCTTCGGTTATGCCATTGTGGCGATGGCGGTGCTGCCTCTGTTACTCAACTTTCGCGAAGCGAACCTGCTCGTGGCGTACAGCATTGTGCTGCCTGTGATCTGGACGTTCTGGGCTTACCGCAGGCATTCGAACCTGAAGCTGCTGGCGGGAGCCATCATCGGTTCGCTGGTGGGACTCCCCCTGGGGCTGCTGACATTCACCCTGATCGATCTGGATTACCTGGTGCGGGGCACCGGACTGGTGATTCTGCTGATCGTTGTCGACGGTTTCTTTCAAAAGCCAGTGCATGTGGAGGAGGGACCTCAGAAAGCATCTTCGGTCTGGAGCACATTTGCGGGGTTCTGCAGTGGCTTCCTGGCGGGATCGACGAGTATCGCGGGGCCGCCGATCGTGATTTATGCGATTCGTCAGCCCTGGACGCAGGAGCAATACAAGGGCTTCATCTTCGGCTTCTTCATCATGATTTCCATCTCGCGGGCCATCGGCCTGGCACTGATGGGGTTCGCGACGCCGCCCGTGCTGGTGACGACTGCGGTGATCGTTCCCTTTGTCTTTCTGGGAACGAAACTGGGACTGATGCTCGGCCCTAAAATCAACCCGGTGCTGTTCAAGCGGTGCCTGCTCTCACTGCTGGCGGTCAGCTCGCTGTACATGCTCATTCAGGGCAAGCCGGCTGTGCCCGAGGAAGAAGAGGCACCGATGGTGGAAATCATCGAACAAAAGGATGGCAAGCCGGAGATTCAGACCTTCCCGGAAAAATCGACTCCCTGAATCCATTCCAGAATCTGCCGCTGTTCCGGCAGCAATGTTTCCTGCTGCTGCAGTTCCTGTTGCAGAAGGGGCAGTTCCTGTACTGTATCCACATCGGTCAGGACAGGCAGTCGCTGCACACTTCCCCGTGGCTCCAGCTGTTTACAAAGCACAGAGGCCGTCTCGCTGACGCTGTAAGGCACGCTGCACCAGAGATCCTGCGAGAGACAGACGGTGGTCCCGAACAGATAGAAGCCACCGTCGGCTGCGGGCCCCAGCACAAAACGGGGCGACTCAGCTGGTGTGGTGAGAATGTCAATCGCTTCCGTCAGGTAAGCCACCGGCAGTTGTGGCGCATCGGCACCCAGGAAGATGACAAAATCGTGTTGTTCCAGCAACCGTTGATTGATAAACGCCAGCCTGCGGCCCAGGCCCCCTGCCCCTTGAGAGATGGTGGCAAAGTCGCTCCAGAGTGGATCGTCACAGGCGTCCGGTTCCGCGACGGCCCAGAAGGGTGTGACTGATGACTGATTGGAGGCTGCCTGGACGACGGCCTGGACAGCCCGCGCGGAGTTCACGTGAAACTGTTCCGCGGCCTGCTGACCGATGTCGGCCGCCAGCCTGGTTTTGAGTGGTGAATAACCGGGAGTCTTTACGAAGACGGCGATTGCGCCCTGCGGTGAAACCATGATCGAAAACGTTCTTTGATGAGAAGAAAAAACTGCGGCATCGCCTGACAGGCCGTGAGCCAGAGATGTGTGAGCGTGACTTTCAACCAGCCCCGCTCCCGATATTTGCGGGCACTTGTGGTAATGTCTGCCCCGGTGCAATGTAAACGAATTCCCTGCTGGCGGGCTTTCCAGACGAGCAAATGATCTTCGCCGTAGGGAGCCGATTCGTCAAACCCGCCGAGTGCAAAAAACGAATCCCGCTGCAGGCAGAGTCCCTGATCGCCAAACGGCATGCCCAGACAGTGTGAGCGAAACCAGACACCCCAGCGATTGAGCTGCATCAGGAAAAAACTCTGTTCCTGAAACTGCAGGTTAAAATAATGCACGGCCCCGGGAGCCGCCTGCAGGGATTTGATCAACTGTGCAACACTCTCGAGGGGCAGTCGCGAGTCGGCATGCAGAAACAGCAGGAACGGCTGTCGTGCCAGTGCGGCTCCCTGGTTCATCTGCACGGCGCGACCGATGGCACTCTGCTGCCAACTGCAGCGCGGACGGACGGAAGAACCTTGCAGACTCTCTTCCCAGCCAGCAGGCTGCGGACCATTGGAGACAAACAGGAACTCAGTGGACTCCGGAAACGCACTCAGGTCGGGCAGCAGCTCCTGCCAGGAATCATCTCCCTGCAGGACCGGGATCACGACGGAAATCTCAACGGCCGGGTTCATGTTGCTGCCTGAACTCGCTTTTTTAAAGAGGGATCGCAAAAATGTGAACTGCTTCACAGCTTGATTCCTCATCATAGTCCATGCTGGAATCCTCAAGAAGTCGCCTCTCGAGGGAAAGGCAATGTTTCTTGAATTTCCGCTGTCGAGTATACTGAGACCAGACTGCGACTCAGGCAGACACGTTCTCACTTCGGAAATTCCATCGCTTTCAGAGCGAAACGGAAAGGAATGCGCAACAAGATGAATTCTGTCAACACGCGACAGCAGACGACCGAAGAGGCATCGGTCTACAATCGTTATGCCAGTGCCGCCCAGGAACGCGAACAGGCCCTGTGCTGCCCGGTGCAATACAATCCCGCCTATCTGTCGATCATCCCTGAAGAAATCCTGGAAAAAGATTACGGTTGCGGTGATCCGTCCGCTTATGTCTCCCCCGGGGATACCGTCCTCGATCTGGGATCGGGAGGCGGCAAGATCTGTTACATCGCGTCCCAGATTGTCGGTCCGGAAGGGCGCGTGATCGGCGTTGACTGCAATGCAGAGATGCTGGCCCTGGCACGAAAATATCAACAGCAGGTCGCCGATCAGCTGGGCTATGCCAATGTGGAATTTCGCTGCGGAATGATTCAAGACCTGCAGCTGGATCTGGACCAGTTGAACCAGGAGCTGGCTGCGCACCCGGTGGATAATCAGTCACGCTGGCTGGAGCTGCGCGATCTGGAAGATCGGCTGCGGCGGGAGGCCCCGCTGATTGCGAATGCGTCCGTAGACTGCGTTGTTTCCAACTGTGTCTTGAATCTGGTGCGGGAAGCAGACCGCGGCCAACTGCTGCAGGAAGTCTTTCGGGTGTTGAAACGGGGCGGCAAAGCGGTGATCAGTGATATTGTCTGTGATGAAGATGTACCGCAGGAGATGCGCGACGATCCCACGCTCTGGTCGGGCTGCCTGTCGGGCGCGTTCCGCGAAGATGCTTTTCTGGCAGCATTTGAAGCGGCCGGCTTCCACGGAATCGAAATCCTGAAACGGGACGAACAGCCCTGGCAGACCGTGAACGGCATCGAATTCCGTTCCGTCACCGTCTCGGCTTATAAAGGGAAACAGGGCCCCTGCCTCGAACGAAACCAGGCGGTCATTTATCGTGGTCCGTTCAAAAAAGTCGAAGACGACGACGGGCACCTTTATTTCCGCGGGCAGCGGATGGCCGTCTGTGACAAAACCTTCAAACTGCTGCAGGAAGGCGCCTACGCCGGCCAGTTTTATGCGGTTGCTCCCTACCAGGAGATTCCGCTGGAAGCAGCACGCGAGATGGACTGTCGTCGGAACGCGATCCGACATCCACAGGAAACCAAGGGAAAGGATTTTGACCTGACCAGTCAGATCCTGGATTCCTGCTGCACTCCAGATGGTGGCTGCTGCTGAGCGGACGACACGCCCTTTTATGCTGAAACGGAAGATCAGGAACGTTTATGGCTTCACTCACCCTGCTGCGACAACAGAGCAAACTGGCTGATCCCCGCGAGCAGTTACGCATCCTCGACACCCAGGATCAGGTGCCGCGGTTCGCTGAGCAACTGAAACAGCATCAGCTTCCCCTGCTGCAGGCTGCGACGCTGGAGACTCTGCAGGTTAACCTGGGACGGCTCTGTAACATGACCTGTGAGCACTGTCACGTGGACGCCGGCCCGGACCGCAGGGAGATCATGCAGATTGAAAACGTCGAGCACTGCCTGCGTGCTTTAGCACATCCCGGATTTGCGACCCTGGATCTGACGGGGGGTGCACCGGAGATGAATCCTCATTTTCGGCTGATGGTCACCCGCGGGCGTGAGATGGGAAAACGGATCATTGACCGCTGCAACCTGACGATTCTGCTCGCACCGGGTTACCAGGATCTGCCGGAATTCCTGGCGGCACAGGAAGTCGAGATCGTCGCATCCCTGCCCTGTTATCTCGAAGAGAACACAGATGCACAACGCGGCAGTGGCGCTTTCCAGAAGTCGATTCAGGCACTTCAGCGACTGAACGAAGTCGGTTACGGTGTCGCTGATTCCTCTTTAAAACTGACGCTGGTCTATAACCCGGTCGGTTACTCCCTGCCCCCCGATCAGGGACAGTTGGAAGCCGCCTACCGGGAGCAGTTGCGCACGCGGTTCGGGATCGAATTTACGAACCTGATCACAATCACCAACATGCCCATCAGTCGCTACCTGAGCGAACTGGTCGAGCAGGATCGTCTGGAAGCATACATGTCACGGCTGGTGGAGGCGTTCAACCCGGAAACGGTCCCGGGGGTGATGTGCCGCTCACTGATTTCAGTCGACTGGGAGGGTTATCTCTACGACTGTGACTTCAACCAGATGCTCGCCCTGCCGGTCTCCCTGCCCGAGCGGAGACATATCAGAGATTTTGATTATGCCTCCCTGGCTGAGCGGAAGATCGTCACGCAGCGGCACTGCTACGGCTGCACGGCGGGGGCGGGATCGAGCTGCGGCGGAGCGTTGAATACTCGCTGAAAAACCAGCAGTGGGGTCTTTCCCGACCGATTCTTCGTCTTCCCGAGACGGCAATCCGCGACAATAACGGTATGAAGTTCATTTGAAGATTACATGAATCCAGACCGGCGGCTTGGAACCGTCAAGTCCGCTATTCATCTTATCACTACGGATTCTCCTCCCGAAAACTGACAACCCCCGGCGGATTTTTTTTTGCCCGACAACGCAAAACGGCGATTTTTTCCTCATGTGATTCCATCACTCAGACGGAAATAGTTCTATATATTTTCAGTTCGATTTTTTCGCACTTGACAAAGGAAAATAAATATAATAATGGGAATATTCTGGGCAGTAGATTTCGCTGAATTTCTGCTGGATCAGTCCCTCCCGAACGTTGATTTTATTCCCCCGAGAATGATTGACATAGGGCTTCCGAAACCGGTAAAAATCGTTAAGAGAATCTGGAAAGAACATACAACGAATCTACGAGGATGTAACTGTGTTAATAGCTGATCCCCTTCATACCGAATCCCCTGAAGAGCTTGAAACGTTCTCGGATGAGCTCCCCACCGTTTTCTTTTCACTCGACGATGATGAAGAAAACATAGGCTTTGATGACCTGGAAGACATCGACGACGACGAGTTCGACGACGACGATGATGACTTCGATGATGATGATGAAGAAGAAGACGAAGACTTCGACGATGAAGAAGATGATGATGACTTCGATGATGACGACGACTTCGACGACGACTTCGATGATGATGAGGACGACCTGTACTAGGTCACCCCATCCCTAAGCTGAGAGGCGCGCGGTTGAGAATCATCCAGCGGCGGGCCTGACTCTCCTGCTTACCCGTGAGCGGCACGCGATCCACTCTTCCAGTCAGCCTGTGAGTATCGTCGCTTCAATCGGCTTCCTTAAGAACTCCACCGAAAGAACATGACATGCAGGGATTGGTTGAACAAGTCAACGATGCGATCGAATTTCTCAAGCCCCGGGTCAGCCAGATGCCGCGCATCGGTCTGATTCTGGGAACCGGCCTGGGTGACTTTACAAAGCAGATCGAGCAGGACATCACCATTCCTTACCAGGAGATTCCGCACTTTCCCCGTTCCACGGTGGAATCACACGCTGGACAACTGGTGTTTGGCAGCCTGCATGGCAATCCCCTGGTCGCGATGGAAGGCCGCTTTCACTTCTACGAAGGTTATTCCATGAAGGAAGTCACCTTTCCGGTTCGGGTGATGCAGGCTCTGGGAGTCGAAACACTGATCATCACTAACGCTGCCGGGGGGATGAATCCCCAATATCGGCTGGCCGACATCATGATCATCGAGGATCAGATCAATCTGATGGGCGACAATCCACTGCGCGGCGTGAACGACGATCGGCTGGGGATTCGTTTCCCGGACATGTGTGCTCCCTACGATCAGGAACTGATCAAGCTGACCGAACAGACCGCCCTGGAACTGCAGATCCGCACGCAGACCGGTGTGTTCGTGGCCGTCGCGGGCCCCAACCTGGAAACACGGGCCGAATATCGTATGCTGCGATTGATGGGTGCGGACTGCGTGGGCATGTCGACCGTTCCGGAATGCATCGTGGCCAATCACGCTTCCATGCGGGTGCTGGGTCTGTCGGTAGTGACCGACCTGTGTCTGCCTGATGCCCTGGAGCCGGTGGAGATCAGCAAGATTCTGGCAGTCGCCGCGGACGGGGGAGAAAAGCTGGCCCGACTGATCCCCCGCATCATCGAACAGATGTAGACCGGCAACACTGGTCGCATCACGTTTCACCTGCTGCCGCCGTCTGATTATGTCTGCGGGGTTCCATAGTAGGAACGGTACCACTCGACAAAGCGATCGATACCCTCTTCGATGGAAGTCGCAGGTGCGAATCCAGTCGCCTGCTGCAGTTCTGAAATGTCGGCGTAAGTCTCCAGCACATCGCCGGGCTGCATCGGATAATTTTCCCGGATTGCAGGCTGACCGACACTCTGTTCAATCACTTCAATCAACCGGGACAATCCCACCGGCTGATGATTGCCGATGTTATACAATCGGTATGGCGCTTCGGTCTGCCGGTCCAGTTCCTGTGGAGTCAGCGAAGAATCGGGAACGCTGCGCTGTGGAATCTGCTCCATGACGCCCAGGACTCCGGCCACGATATCATCTACGTAGGTGAAATCGCGTTTCAGGTTTCCATGGTTGAAGACCTTGATCGGCGTCCCTTCCAGAATAGCTTTTGTAAACAGGTGCACTGCCATATCGGGGCGGCCCCAGGGACCGTACACGGTAAAGAATCGCAGCCCCGTGGTAGGCAGATCATACAGGTGACTGTAACTGTGCGCGATGAGTTCGTCGGCCCGCTTGGTCGCTGCATACAGGCTGACCGGATGGTCAACCGGGTCGTCTGTCGCATACGGCGTCTTTTTATTGGCACCGTACACCGAACTGGACGATGCATAGACCAGGTGCGCAATCTGACTCTGGCGGCAATGCTCGAGCAGATTCACGAAGCCGACCACATTACTCTGCACGTACTCCAGCGGTTTCAGCAGGGAATTGCGAACGCCCACCTCTGCCGCCAGGTGGATCACTTTGTCAAAGGGATCGCCATCAAACAGTCGATCGAAAGCCGCGACGTCAGCGAGGTCGATTTCCTCAAACTGGAACTGCTCCGACTCCTGCAGCAGTTGCAGCCGGTCCCGTTTCAGCTGCACCGAATAGTGGCTGTTGAGATTATCGATTCCCGTGACACGATGTCCGCCTGCGAGGAGCTGAGACGTGACATGGAACCCGATGAAACCGGCCGCACCTGTCACCAGAATATGACTCATGCTGATTCCTGATTCATCAGTTGCCGATAATACTCAACCGTTTTGCCCAGTCCTTCCTGCAGGGAAACCCGGGGCTCCCACTTCAGAATGGTTTTGGCCTTGGTGATATCAGGGCAGCGCTGCTTGGGATCATCCTGAGGCAGCGGTTCGTAGGCGAGCTTCGAATCGGAATCGACGTTCTGCAGGACCGCTTCCGCCAGTTCCAGCATCGTGTTTTCCACCGGATTCCCGATGTTGACCGGGCCGGTGGTCTCTTCCTGCTCCATCATTTTCAGAAAGCCACTGATCAGGTCATCGACGTAGCAGAAGGAACGGGTCTGCTGTCCATCGCCATAGATGGTGATCGGTTCGCCCCGCAGTGCCTGGTTGATGAAGTTGGAAATCACGCGGCCGTCATTGGGATCCATCCGCGGCCCATAGGTATTGAAGATCCGGACAATCCGGATGGGCACATTGTGGGCATGGTGGTAGTTGACGCACAGCGATTCCGCGATGCGTTTGCCTTCGTCGTAGCAGCTGCGCGGCCCGAGGGGATTTACATTGCCCCAGTACTCCTCGACCTGGGGATGCACATTGGGATCGCCGTACACTTCGGAAGTGGATGCGTGCAGAACTTTGGCCCGGCAGCGTTTCGCCAGCCCGAGCACGTTGACCATGCCGACAGTCGAAGTTTTGATGGTCTTGATTGGATTGTACTGATAGGCAACGGGCGACGCGGGACAGGCCAGGTTGTAAATCTCATTGACTTCCAGATAGATCGGATGCACGATAT contains:
- a CDS encoding sulfite exporter TauE/SafE family protein; this translates as MMFSDPQLWLFVLAAVFCSALIQGIIGFGYAIVAMAVLPLLLNFREANLLVAYSIVLPVIWTFWAYRRHSNLKLLAGAIIGSLVGLPLGLLTFTLIDLDYLVRGTGLVILLIVVDGFFQKPVHVEEGPQKASSVWSTFAGFCSGFLAGSTSIAGPPIVIYAIRQPWTQEQYKGFIFGFFIMISISRAIGLALMGFATPPVLVTTAVIVPFVFLGTKLGLMLGPKINPVLFKRCLLSLLAVSSLYMLIQGKPAVPEEEEAPMVEIIEQKDGKPEIQTFPEKSTP
- a CDS encoding hydroxyacid dehydrogenase yields the protein MSDVLVTENIQGASMNDLMQDLDVEFDAYLWQNVNLLKQKLEQAQALIVRNQTKVNQELIDAAPNLKIIARAGAGLDNVDTAYAKEKGIVVSYTPDANSLSVAELTLGLMLALLRKIPEARQDTLTGGWNRVKFTGCELHGKTLGLIGMGRIGTLTATRARAFGMKIIAADPYLKADAPHLQELDGKLVSLDELLAQADVITCHSPLTPDTRKMLTYQHFSKMKPEAFFINTSRGEVVDERGLIQALMEHKLAGAALDVRETEPPHQSALNQLENVILTPHIAAFTLEAQERVVEAVCEDVRLVLSGKPAVNVFQS
- a CDS encoding threonine synthase produces the protein MQDPFPESPTFVTHLECGMQHDHYEADQLHGLSKAGKPLLVKYDLDGIKQSVSKEDLAARPATLWRYREFLPVRKSENIVSLGEIHTPLIPVPRLQGGKGTVWIKDEGRLPTGSFKARGLCMAVSMAKELGVTKVAMPTNGNAGAALAAYGTRAGMKSYIFCPADTPEINVREIAAQGANVWRVNGLINDCGKIVGEGKDKVGWFDFSTLKEPYRIEGKKTMGLELADQMGWEVPDVIFYPTGGGTGLIGMWKAFNELKEMGWLTGKLPQMVAVQASGCAPMVKAYEAGEEHAPLWENAHTIASGIRVPVAVGDFLILRAVRESNGFATAVDDDKISAALDECSQKEGFLMCPEGAATYAAYKQELESGRVSPDESAVLFNCATGLKYPLPPADQSIDINEPVDYSMFD
- a CDS encoding MFS transporter translates to MQDELKEDKWYHGISRYQWLVLIIASLGWVFDVFEGQIFVASMNEAMPSLIRVEPLSEEELQDPQKVAAHDKEIKGRNALYNNIALGAFLIGGALGGIAFGALSDRIGRKKTMSLTILFYSFFTCLSALSQEWWQLAGFRFLVALGVGGEWAVASTLVAESFPPKARARVGSIFHASSVLGTYLAILAGAFIIGNERILDYAKEAGMPSMPWRVGFALGVVPSFLIIWIRRSMHEPESWKHAQEAAKEGSGQKMGSIFDLVLPEYVKSTCIGVLLAAIGLATFWGVHIYGKNAFLNVVQADYLAEQFPGQTDVPAEETKAYLESIKATLKKWEMLGMFLATTGGGLGLLAFGPICEWVGRRGAFFLFHVGGLISALLLFQVFHNATVIGCFLPVFGFLTLGMHAGYAIYFPELYPTRMRGTGTGFCFNAGRILAAPILFIGGWMQKDWGYTLAETATTLSMLYIVGAILPFFARETKGSELME
- a CDS encoding TIGR04282 family arsenosugar biosynthesis glycosyltransferase — encoded protein: MVSPQGAIAVFVKTPGYSPLKTRLAADIGQQAAEQFHVNSARAVQAVVQAASNQSSVTPFWAVAEPDACDDPLWSDFATISQGAGGLGRRLAFINQRLLEQHDFVIFLGADAPQLPVAYLTEAIDILTTPAESPRFVLGPAADGGFYLFGTTVCLSQDLWCSVPYSVSETASVLCKQLEPRGSVQRLPVLTDVDTVQELPLLQQELQQQETLLPEQRQILEWIQGVDFSGKV
- a CDS encoding MFS transporter, with the protein product MNNNKSLFIASFMTLIAAGVGFAIRGGILGDWGAQYGFTKFDLGTITGGGLVGFGVVILLASLITDNIGYKPLLLLAFILHVLSALVTFAATPVFESMGKDATYWCLYIGMFMFAVANGLCEAVINPLVATLYPRQKTHYLNILHAGWPGGLIVGGIIAAIYTNMKGDVASLRWEMPMAVFLIPTLIYGFIVIKQKFPQSEAKSAGVSFGQMLLTFASPLLLFLLLLHACVGYVELGTDSWIASITESILKKSGEGQGLYLFIYASSIMFVLRFFAGPIVEKINPLGLLFVSACFGSVGLYMIGSSEGVLWVWIAVTVYGLGKTFLWPTMLGVVGELFPKGGAITMGAMGGIGMLSAGLLGGPGIGYNQDYFATEKLEEISPQAYERYSVAKANGFLFLPKIKGLDGSKVSVLNNDGKDLEKKVEQLEKEGKTDEYISNLNSWWQGAEAFAPEDIGPVDKAGIYGGRMALKCTALVPLVMAIGYLILVLYFYTKGGYKAEVLHGEEPDGEHYTGGVEGPVE